The following proteins are encoded in a genomic region of Mus caroli chromosome 18, CAROLI_EIJ_v1.1, whole genome shotgun sequence:
- the Znf608 gene encoding zinc finger protein 608 isoform X6, with protein sequence MRGGRGRGKRARSAAAAPGSEVSFTESRGLQSKNRGGANGKGRRGSLNASGRRTPPNCAAEDIKASPSSTNKRKNKPPMELDLNSSSEDSKPGKRVRTNSRSTPTTPQGKPETTFLDQGCSSPVLIDCPHPNCNKKYKHINGLRYHQAHAHLDPENKLEFEPDSEDKISDCEEALSNVALECNESSTSVSSYDQAKAPGSPGAGNPPGTPKGKREHVSNGPGPIIGSKTGKNSGKKRGLNNELNNLPVISNMTAALDICSATDSSLTAEMPKLEAEGLIDKKSLGDKEKGKKANNCKMDKNLSKLKSARPIAPAPAPTPPQLIAIPTAAFTSTTTGTIPGLPSLTTTVVQATPKSPPLKPIQPKPTIMGEPITVNPALVSLKDRKKKEKRKLKDKEGKETGGPKMDAKLGKLEEAKAASKDLSGHFLKDHLGKSEGLANGLSESQESRMASIKAEADKVYTFTDNAPSPSIGSASRMECSTLVNGQTPMAPLHVLTQNGAESTAAKTSSPAYSDISDAADDGGSDSRSEGMRSKASSPSDTFSNKDGVVKGHPSTSAQPSQLKESHSPYYHGYEPYYSPSYMHPGQVGAPAAGNGGSTQGMKIKKESEEDAEKKDKAEQLESKKVDHTSAPLQPQHQSVITQRHPALAQSLYYGQYAYGLYMDQKSLMATSPAYRQQYEKYYEDQRLAEQKMAQSGRGDCERKAELPLKELGKEDNKQKNMPSATISKAPSTPEPNKNHSKLGPSVPNKTDETGKSQLLSSHQQQLQADSFKAKQMENHQLIKEAVEMKSVMDSMKQTGVDPTSRFKQDPESRTWHHYVYQPKYLDQQKPEELDREKKLKEDSPRKTPNKESGVSSLPVSLTNIKEEPKEGKRPDSQSVEDSKLKNDDRKTPVNWKDSRGTRVAVSSPMSQHQSYIQYLHAYPYPQMYDPSHPAYRAVSPVLMHSYPGAYLSPGFHYPVYGKMSGREEAEKVNTSPSINTKTGSEAKALDLLQHHANQYRSKSPAPVEKASTEREREAERERDRHSPFSQRHLHTHHHTHVGMGYPLIPGQYDPFQGLTSAALVASQQVAAQASASGMFPAQRRE encoded by the exons ATGCGAGGGGGCCggggcagagggaagagagcGAGGTCTGCCGCGGCTGCCCCAGGCTCCGAGGTCAGCTTCACCGAGTCCAGAGGGCTGCAGAGCAAGAACAGAGGGGGAGCCAATGGGAAAGGGAGGCGTGGCAGCCTCAACGCCAGTGGACGAAGGACACCCCCAAACTGTGCTGCAGAGGACATAAAAGCCAGCCCTTCCTCAACCAACAAAAGGAAGAACAAGCCCCCAATGGAGTTGGATCTGAACTCGAGCTCTGAGGACAGTAAGCCCGGAAAGCGAGTGCGCACGAATTCCAGAAGCACCCCTACCACTCCTCAGGGGAAGCCAGAGACAACTTTTTTGGACCAAGGCTGCTCCTCTCCAGTGTTAATTGATTGTCCCCACCCAAACTGCAACAAAAAATACAAGCACATAAACGGCCTGAGGTACCACCAGGCACATGCGCACTTAGACCCGGAAAACAAACTAGAGTTCGAGCCGGATAGCGAGGACAAGATCTCAGACTGTGAGGAAGCCTTGAGCAACGTGGCCCTTGAATGCAACGAGTCAAGCACAAGTGTGTCATCATACGACCAGGCGAAAGCACCTGGGTCCCCCGGGGCTGGGAACCCCCCTGGGACACccaagggaaagagagagcaCGTGAGCAATGGCCCAGGTCCTATTATAGGTTCGAAAACTGGCAAGAATTCTGGCAAGAAGAGGGGCCTTAACAATGAACTGAACAACCTTCCTGTCATCTCCAACATGACGGCCGCTTTAGACATTTGTTCAGCCACAGACAGCAGTCTAACGGCGGAAATGCCCAAACTGGAAGCGGAAGGACTGATTGACAAGAAAAGTTTGGGGGATAAAGAAAAGGgcaaaaaagcaaacaattgCAAAATGGACAAAAACCTCTCCAAACTGAAAAGTGCCCGCCCCAttgcccccgcccctgcccctaCGCCCCCACAGCTGATTGCTATACCGACTGCAGCCTTCACATCCACCACCACAGGGACCATACCTGGACTGCCCTCCCTCACGACCACTGTGGTCCAGGCTACACCAAAGAGCCCTCCATTGAAACCTATTCAACCAAAGCCCACAATTATGGGGGAGCCCATCACCGTGAACCCAGCTCTGGTGTcactcaaagacagaaagaaaaaggagaagcgAAAGCTCAAGgacaaagaagggaaagagactggaggtcccaaaATGGATGCTAAGCTGGGGAAGCTGGAGGAAGCCAAGGCAGCTAGCAAGGATTTGTCTGGGCATTTTTTAAAGGACCATCTCGGTAAGAGCGAAGGGCTGGCTAATGGGTTGTCAGAGTCTCAGGAGAGCCGCATGGCCAGCATCAAAGCCGAGGCCGATAAGGTTTACACGTTCACGGACAATGCCCCCAGCCCTTCCATCGGGAGTGCCTCACGCATGGAATGCAGTACCCTGGTGAATGGGCAAACACCCATGGCACCACTGCATGTGTTGACCCAGAATGGGGCTGAGAGCACAGCAGCTAAGACCAGCAGTCCAGCCTATTCGGACATATCAGATGCCGCAGATGATGGCGGTTCTGACAGCAGGTCAGAGGGCATGAGGTCAAAGGCCAGTTCCCCATCAGATACCTTTTCTAACAAAGATGGTGTTGTGAAAGGGCATCCTTCAACTTCAGCACAGCCATCTCAGCTGAAAGAGTCCCATTCTCCCTATTACCATGGCTATGAGCCTTACTATTCTCCGAGTTACATGCACCCTGGACAGGTTGGTGCCCCTGCAGCTGGGAATGGTGGGAGCACACAGGGCATGAAGATCAAGAAGGAGTCGGAGGAAGATGCAGAGAAGAAAGACAAGGCGGAACAGTTGGAGTCCAAGAAAGTAGACCATACTTCTGCACCCCTGCAGCCTCAGCACCAGTCAGTCATCACCCAGAGACACCCTGCCCTGGCTCAGTCACTTTATTACGGCCAGTATGCCTACGGGCTCTATATGGACCAGAAATCTCTGATGGCTACCAGCCCTGCCTACAGACAGCAGTATGAGAAGTACTATGAGGACCAGAGGCTGGCAGAGCAGAAAATGGCCCAGAGTGGGAGAGGAGACTGTGAAAGAAAGGCTGAACTTCCCTTGAAAGAACTGGGCAAGGAAGACAATAAGCAGAAAAACATGCCATCAGCCACTATCTCAAAAGCTCCCTCTACCCCGGAGCCTAACAAAAACCATTCTAAACTAGGGCCATCAGTGCCTAATAAAACTGATGAGACAGGTAAATCACAGCTTCTCTCCAGTCACCAGCAGCAGCTTCAGGCCGACAGCTTCAAAGCTAAGCAGATGGAAAACCACCAGCTTATTAAGGAGGCTGTAGAAATGAAGTCTGTCATGGACTCTATGAAGCAGACAGGTGTAGACCCAACCTCGAGATTTAAACAA GATCCAGAGTCAAGGACATGGCACCATTATGTATACCAGCCCAAGTACCTGGACCAACAAAAGCCAGAAGAACttgacagagaaaagaaattgaaagaggACAGTCCAAGGAAGACTCCTAACAAAGAGAGTGGCGTGTCCAGTCTTCCCGTGTCATTAACAAACATCAAAGAGGAGCCCAAAGAGGGCAAGCGTCCTGATTCTCAGTCGGTGGAGGACAGCAAGCTAAAGAATGATGATCGGAAGACACCCGTGAACTGGAAGGACTCTCGGGGCACACGAGTGGCCGTGTCCTCACCCATGAGTCAGCACCAGTCCTACATACAGTACTTGCATGCTTATCCTTACCCACAGATGTACGACCCCAGCCACCCTGCATACCGCGCTGTCTCTCCTGTCTTAATGCACAGTTACCCTG GGGCCTATCTCTCTCCAGGATTTCATTATCCTGTTTATGGAAAGATGTCtgggagagaagaggcagagaaagtcaaTACCAGTCCCAGCATCAACACAAAAACAGGCAGCGAAGCCAAAGCCCTGGACCTACTCCAACATCACGCCAACCAATACCGCAGCAAGTCCCCTGCT